The following nucleotide sequence is from Flavimarina sp. Hel_I_48.
GATGCTACCATTGTGGCTCCTTTAGTATTTGCTTACATACTGGATATGTAACCCCCCCCTGGTCCCCAAAGGGGAACTACTTAAAATAATTAGACCTCACAGATATGTAAAACCTGTGAGGTCTTTTACTTTTTAACGCTATGAATTGATGAAGAATTTCGCGTTAGGGATTGAAGTGAAAATCCTTTTTGTGAGGCACGAACAAAAAGATTGTAGCGTAAAGCCTGACCCGTAGGGAAACGCCAGGAATCAATGAAATAATCAAAAGTAGCTCCTGAGCAAATACTAACGATTACTATTGAGACCCTCAATTCTTAAGATGCTTTATGGGTTTTCAATTCAAAATTGCACGCACATTAATCTGGATGACTTTACCTACATTGAATAAGAAAAGTGCATATTTTAATCTCTTTCAATCTTTTCGTTCTGCTCTTTTTCAGTTTTCCAATCTATCAGAGGGGAAGGATAATAGTTTACGTCCATACGTTCTAAAAATGGTGCCTGATTGCCCAAACGTACTTTGTAATTTTCCCAGTCCCTGTTTTCTGGTTTTGACCAGTTCAATTCAGCAAAACCTATGGCTCTGGGGAAAGCAAGGTATTCCAGTTCGTTGCTATTGCTTACAGTTTCTGACCACAAAGGCGCTTCGATACCCATAACACTTTTTAAAGGAATATTTTCGTAAGCTTCCGGTTTCCAGATGTAAGCAGAATCCACGGGCACATATCCCGCCCAGTTAAGGCCATATTCTGATTCTAAATCGTATTTCATATCCAGGTAGGCTTTATTTGCTGGGGACATGATAATCTTCAGGTTTTTGTCAACTGCCTTTCTTGCATTCTCTGCATTGGACCAGAATTGTGAGATGGAGGTAGAATCCACATCCGCAGTCGCGATCTCATCCCAACCGATCATTTGCTTGTCATATTTCTGCACAATTTTCTCAACCTTATTTACAAAATAAATGTAATCAGCCTTTTTTGTCGCGTGACTTTCATCACCGCCAATATGAAAATAAGGAGCAGGTGACAACGCGGTAATTTCCCTTACTACATCATCTATAAAAGCGTAAACCGTATCTTTTCTGGTATCAAAAGTGCTGAAACCTACTTTTGTGCCTTTATAGATTTCTGGGGTTTTGCCGTTACCGTTCAAAAATGGATATGCGACCGAGGCTGCATTTGTGTGTCCCGGCATGTCCACTTCCGGTACGATCATCATGTAATTTTTAGCCGCGTAATCCACGATTTCTTTGTAGTCTTCCTGGGTATAAAAACCGCCGGGTTCATCGCCCACTTCGGTGATGCCGCCCACTTCCGTGAGTTTGGGCCATGATTTGATCTCGATACGCCA
It contains:
- a CDS encoding family 20 glycosylhydrolase — its product is MKHPLFAYLALICIPLAFFSCKEEKEPRMLNLPKTDLAARDLIPKPAMVNATMTAFPLDRYTAVYTTSSAEDFENVGSFLAEKIKDITRLDLSINEDKQDQESTIYIKKSDSIPAENKEGYQLKIGKDSIVLSAASAEGAFRGVQTLRQLIPLKSNDTLADYPIWPIASGSIEDAPFFEYRGAMLDVARHFFTLEEVKKYIDLLVYYKYNVLHLHLTDDQGWRIEIKSWPKLTEVGGITEVGDEPGGFYTQEDYKEIVDYAAKNYMMIVPEVDMPGHTNAASVAYPFLNGNGKTPEIYKGTKVGFSTFDTRKDTVYAFIDDVVREITALSPAPYFHIGGDESHATKKADYIYFVNKVEKIVQKYDKQMIGWDEIATADVDSTSISQFWSNAENARKAVDKNLKIIMSPANKAYLDMKYDLESEYGLNWAGYVPVDSAYIWKPEAYENIPLKSVMGIEAPLWSETVSNSNELEYLAFPRAIGFAELNWSKPENRDWENYKVRLGNQAPFLERMDVNYYPSPLIDWKTEKEQNEKIERD